The Lasioglossum baleicum chromosome 15, iyLasBale1, whole genome shotgun sequence genome has a segment encoding these proteins:
- the LOC143216087 gene encoding uncharacterized protein LOC143216087, which translates to MSSSGATVLLKKRERTQNWIPEEKNALFSLIKAHASAIENKKIDAAASAMKNLAWQQIYTAFRGRFSTDRDITRMREQWRRMKAQARMEMHSFIEMVKNVGPEEAAKCRPSNLSIEVWRLMEKTRKNDGDGERSDENSQEGPENSVNSGNTVNTTNTVNVQAILDKLTTSTPETPVSEIKVEADSDEYNTEEESQTELFRRNSDVPDRKRPRVAEEEEPIDLAEQKGRNRDITVRQFDNDLTLSASKDKIDRSEEQDESIQRAVWMYEATQREHELKLRMLNIELERAELQKQTAINEMKTSEIKRELVENQATEYYRFQVRMSGEPGSGAGQGGGTGGSIRDAGGAFGKMEAAHENQYFYNLQKKQFQRLKEDLHDEISFHEEQIKRHQEAINRHKKRITDMPEH; encoded by the exons ATGTCGTCGAGCGGGGCCACCGTGTTGCTGAAGAAGAGGGAACGGACGCAGAACTGGATCCCGGAGGAGAAGAACGCTCTGTTCTCGTTGATCAAGGCTCACGCGAGCGCGATCGAGAACAAGAAAATCGACGCGGCCGCCTCCGCCATGAAGAACCTCGCGTGGCAGCAGATCTACACCGCTTTTCGCGGCAGATTCTCCACGGACAGAGACATCACCAGAATGAGAGAGCAATGGAGGCGGATGAAGGCCCAGGCTAGGATGGAGATGCACTCTTTTATCGAAATG GTGAAGAACGTCGGTCCCGAGGAGGCGGCGAAATGTCGTCCGTCGAACCTTTCGATCGAGGTGTGGAGGCTGATGGAGAAAACGAGGAAGAACGACGGGGACGGCGAACGCTCGGACGAGAACAGCCAGGAGGGCCCGGAGAACTCGGTGAATTCGGGGAACACTGTGAACACCACGAACACGGTGAACGTTCAGGCGATCCTGGACAAGCTGACGACGTCCACGCCGGAAACGCCGGTCAGCGAGATTAAGGTCGAAGCGGACAGCGACGAGTACAATACGGAGGAGGAGAGCCAGACCGAGCTCTTCCGGAGGAATTCGGACGTTCCGGACAGGAAACGACCCCGGGTCGCCGAGGAGGAGGAGCCGATAGACCTTGCCGAGCAAAAGGGCCGAAACCGGGACATCACGGTTCGCCAATTCGATAATG ATCTGACTCTGTCCGCTTCGAAGGacaagatcgatcgatcggaggAACAGGATGAATCGATTCAGAGGGCGGTGTGGATGTACGAAGCGACCCAAAGGGAACACGAGCTGAAGCTGAGGATGTTGAACATCGAACTGGAACGGGCGGAGCTGCAGAAGCAAACAGCCATCAACGAGATGAAGACCTCCGAGATCAAGAGGGAGTTGGTCGAGAATCAGGCAACCGAGTACTATAGGTT CCAAGTAAGAATGTCCGGAGAACCTGGTTCTGGTGCTGGCCAAGGTGGTGGTACCGGTGGTAGCATTCGTGATGCCGGTGGAGCCTTTGGAAAAATGGAAGCTGCCCACGAGAATCAATATTTCTATAATCTG CAAAAGAAACAGTTCCAGAGGCTGAAAGAAGACCTTCACGATGAAATCTCTTTCCACGAAGAACAAATCAAACGTCATCAAGAAGCCATAAACCGTCACAAAAAGAGAATCACAGATATGCCCGAGCACTGA